In the Kwoniella pini CBS 10737 chromosome 7, complete sequence genome, one interval contains:
- a CDS encoding ADP-ribosylation factor: MGLSISKLLNGLFGKKEMRILMVGLDAAGKTTILYKLKLGEIVTTIPTIGFNVETVEYKNISFTVWDVGGQDKIRPLWRHYFQNTQGIIFVVDSNDRERITEAREELQRMLSEDELRDALLLVFANKQDLPNAMNAAEITDKLGLHSLRQRSWYIQAACATSGDGLYEGLEWLSTNLKRKA, encoded by the exons ATGggtctttcaatttcaaaactGCTCAACGGGCTCTTCGGCAAGAAGGAGATGC GAATTCTTATGGTTGGTCTCGATGCTGCCGGTAAAACTACCATTCTGTATAAGCTCAAGCTCGGTGAAATCGTCACTACCATTCCCACCATCG GTTTCAATGTAGAGACTGTAGAATACAAGAACATTTCTTTCACAGTGTGGGATGTTGGAGGTCAAGATAAGATCAGACCATTGTGGAGACATT ACTTCCAAAATACCCAAGGTATCATCTTCGTGGtagattcaaatgataGAGAACGTATCACCGAAGCCAGAGAGGAAT TGCAACGGATGCTTAGTGAGGATGAGTTGAGGGATGCTTTACTCCTTGTCTTCGCCAACAAACAA GATCTCCCCAACGCCATGAATGCCGCCGAAATCACCGACAAGCTTGGTCTCCATTCCCTCCGACAACGATCATGGTACATCCAAGCAGCCTGTGCGACATCCGGTGACGGTCTGTACGAGGGTCTCGAATGG CTTTCAACTAACCTTAAGAGAAAAGCTTAA
- a CDS encoding 60S ribosomal protein eL6, with amino-acid sequence MARSKEIAPNVGRLSRSQVAAKRGLYKGKKTSTAPAKTEAPAHTEKTVGGKSNGEKRLVPTNKASKYYPAEDVKKPKVSRKTVGKTALRASITPGTVLILLAGRFAGKRVVFLKQLDSGLLLVSGPFKINGVPLRRVSQAYVIATSTKVDTADVSIPETVNDAYFAKSKSAKGSKEGEFFGEGKEKKAFPEEKKSEQKAVDAALIASIKKVDNLAKYLKASWGLSKGDRFHELKF; translated from the exons ATGGCTCGATCTAAGGAAATCGCTCCCAACGTAGGCCGACTCTCCAGGTCTCAAGTAGCCGCCAAGAGGGGTCTTTACAAGG GAAAGAAAACCTCTACCGCCCCTGCTAAGACCGAGGCTCCTGCCCACACCGAGAAGACCGTTGGTGGTAAATCAAACGGAGAGAAGCGATTAGTTCCTACCAACAAAGCTTCCAAATACTACCCAGCCGAGGATGTCAAGAAGCCAAAGGTTTCCCGAAAGACCGTTGGAAAGACTGCTCTTCGAGCTTCTATCACCCCTGGTACCGTTTTGATCCTCCTTGCCGGTCGATTCGCTGGTAAGCGAGTTGTCTTCCTCAAGCAACTCGACTCTGGTTTGCTCTTGGTTTCTGGTCCTTTCAA GATCAACGGTGTACCTCTTAGACGAGTGAGCCAAGCCTACGTTATTGCTACCTCCACCAAAGTCGACACCGCCGATGTTTCTATCCCCGAAACCGTCAATGATGCCTACTTCGCCAAATCGAAATCTGCTAAGGGATCCAAGGAGGGAGAATTCTTCGGTGAGGGtaaagagaagaaggctTTCCcagaagagaagaagtctgaacaaaag GCCGTCGATGCCGCTCTCATCGCTTCTATCAAGAAGGTTGATAACCTCGCCAAATACTTGAAGGCATCTTGGGGCCTCTCCAAGGGTGACCGATTCCACGAGCTCAAATTCTAG